A genomic stretch from Benincasa hispida cultivar B227 unplaced genomic scaffold, ASM972705v1 Contig905, whole genome shotgun sequence includes:
- the LOC120070090 gene encoding AAA-ATPase At2g18193-like, whose protein sequence is MINLKEMVVPQSVSAVFSAYASFATTMMLFRSVTNDLLPAKFISFLSSIYVYFFGSVSSQTKFVIDENSGITVNEVFQAAEIYLRTRINPSIDILKVHKSPRQKNITLSIYKDQEITDYFQNIRLQWRLVCFADQHNANTEIRHFELLFPKKFRDRVVDSYLPYVLWRAKELEEENKVVKIFSQECQYDDYAGYGKWGSVNLDRPATFDTLAMEPELKQWIIDDLDRFVRRKDFYRNVGKTWKRGYLLYGPPGTGKSSLIAAIANYLRFDIYDLDLSNMYSYSDLRRILLATKNRSILVIEDIDCSVKIQNRESGKHFDQSNGKFTLSGMLNFIDGLWSSCGDERIIMFTTNHKERLDPALLRPGRMDVHINMSYCSRQGFKVLASNYLGGEATEHRVYREIEELIGDMEVSPAEIGEELMKGEEAEGVLGGLVDFLKRKKEEQRKEKEVKNEEQKKEWDKIEEEEERC, encoded by the exons ATGATCAATTTGAAGGAAATGGTCGTTCCCCAGTCCGTCTCCGCCGTCTTCTCCGCCTACGCCTCCTTCGCCACCACCATGATGCTCTTCCGTTCTGTCACCAACGATCTCCTACCCGCCAAATTCATTTCCTTTCTCTCTTCAATTTACGTCTACTTCTTCGGATCTGTTTCTTCTCAGACCAAGTTTGTCATCGACGAGAATTCTGGGATCACCGTGAATGAAGTCTTCCAGGCCGCCGAGATTTATCTCCGTACCAGAATCAACCCTTCTATCGACATTCTCAAGGTCCACAAAAGCCCCCGCCAGAAGAATATCACGCTTTCCATCTACAAGGACCAAGAAATCACCGATTACTTCCAAAACATTCGCCTCCAGTGGCGATTGGTCTGTTTCGCAGATCAACACAATGCTAACACAGAGATACGCCACTTTGAGCTTTTGTTCCCCAAGAAATTCAGGGACAGAGTTGTCGATTCCTATTTGCCTTATGTGTTGTGGAGAGCCAAGGAGCTTGAAGAGGAGAACAAAGTTGTGAAGATCTTTAGCCAGGAATGTCAGTATGATGACTACGCCGGCTACGGAAAATGGGGCTCTGTAAATCTGGACCGTCCGGCAACGTTTGATACGCTGGCCATGGAACCTGAGTTGAAGCAATGGATAATCGACGATTTGGATAGGTTTGTTAGGAGGAAAGATTTCTATAGAAATGTGGGGAAGACTTGGAAGAGGGGATATTTGTTGTATGGTCCTCCTGGTACGGGAAAATCAAGCTTAATTGCTGCCATCGCTAACTACCTTAGGTTTGACATTTACGATTTGGATCTCTCCAACATGTACAGCTATAGCGATCTCAGGAGAATTCTGTTAGCCACCAAAAATCGATCGATATTGGTGATTGAGGATATAGATTGCAGTGTGAAAATACAGAATCGCGAGAGTgggaaacattttgatcaatCCAACGGCAAG TTTACTTTGTCGGGGATGCTTAATTTCATCGACGGCTTATGGTCAAGTTGTGGAGACGAAAGAATCATAATGTTTACAACGAATCACAAGGAGCGATTGGATCCTGCATTGCTGCGGCCGGGTCGGATGGATGTGCATATAAACATGTCGTATTGTAGCCGTCAAGGGTTCAAAGTGTTGGCGTCGAATTACCTGGGCGGGGAAGCGACTGAGCATCGTGTGTACAGAGAAATAGAAGAGTTGATCGGAGATATGGAAGTATCACCGGCAGAAATTGGGGAAGAGCTAATGAAGGGCGAGGAAGCGGAAGGCGTTCTTGGAGGTCTGGTGGATTTTCTGAAACGTAAAAAGGAAGAACAGAGGAAGGAGAAAGAGGTGAAGAATGAAGAGCAAAAAAAAGAATGGGATAAAattgaggaggaagaagaaagatgttGA